From Natronogracilivirga saccharolytica:
TTCTTCCGTCGTATCAGGACACGGTAGTTTTGCCCGGGCTCAAGGTCACGGATCGTCACTTTGTGCAGCCAGGCGCTGGTTTCAGGAAAGGTATAGGTTTCGGCTTCCGCTGAGCGGATGTGTTCGGCGTATCCGTCAGTCTGATCTGAACGAAACGGCTCTGTCTGCTCAAATGCGGATATTTCGGACGAGTAGAGCAGGTGATTGTCGCCGACACCGTCGAAAACCCGGTTCCATTCGTCACGGTCGGGCATCAGTTCTGCTTCCAGGCCGATTTCTTCAGAATAGGTGTACCAGTTTTCAACCAGAAACCGGTATGCAAATCCGGAGCCGCGTCCGCTGTGGTTCATCACACCTATGCAAAGATCAATGAAGGCATCCTCGGGACTTTCGTATCCGGCATCGCGCCATCCGTTGTCCGCCAGCAACTTCCTTTTTTCAGCAAAATCGATTTCCGTCCCCGCATTTTCCATGGCATTTTCGATGCGTTTCATGCCGACCGTACGGGCATACGGCTCGTCGGCCCGCCATGAAATGGTCATGGTCGTGCGGGTGTCATCTTTCCATGTGAGGACAATCTGACGCGGTTTTTCCGTGCCGAATGACGTTATATGGCCGGACGCATCACTTTCGGACAAACCGGTTCCGGCGGATGTGCCGGTGCCGTCAGCTCCGGCTTTGGCGGCACTGGCTGTAAACGCGGCCGGAGCAAGTATCAGTAACAGAGTGAGAATAAGTGTAATCATAGGTTGGAATTCTTACAGCATGTGAATGCTGTCAATGAAAAACGGCTCGTACAGGGGCAGGGGAATGTCGTCTTCGCGCGGTGGCATATGAGTGATGAAAAAGAAAAAGATCGTGTATTCACCCTCGGCGGATATCTGCTTCATTTCATCGGGAAGGGTAAACCTGATTTTGTTCCAGCCTTCGGAAAGCTTGTCTTCATCCCAGAATGTACCCTCGACCCAGCTCCAGTCACCTCCGGTTTCATCGGACATCCCCAGAAAAAAATGGTCCGGGTTGAGCCGGTTGTCTTCGGGCCGATAGACATGGATTGCCGCGCCATCGTGTCCCAGCCATTGCTGCACACGGCTGCCTTCAAGCGGCAGTGCAAGTTTGGTTTCATCAGCCGAACCGGACGGGGTCACTTTTACGCTTTTTCCTCCGACCCTGTAGACCTCCCCGGAGAGATCGAAACGCGCTCCGGTTCCGTCATTGTCGTATGCCGACACTTCCTCATCCGAATCCATGGTAAACAGATAATCGGGACCTTCCGCATCCGGTCCCCGGCTATCCGTCCCGGAACCGTCACAGCCCGGCAACGTAAGTGCAAAAATGAAAATAACGGGGTACAGAAATGGCAATTTAATGTTAAGCAATGTCTTCATAAAGAACATGTGATAATAATTCAAGGTTATGTGCTGCACCTTTTGAGCAGACAACCAGACAGTTCCGGTTGTTCAGTCATCCAGCCAACCGCCGGTAAATCCGGCCCGTTCAAGACCCCGCCGGATATGCTCGTTTTCCCGCATGATTTCCCAGATCAACCCGCTGCGGAAGTTCTCAATCTGGATCAGGATAGGCCCCTGGTCGATGCCGAGATATTGACTGTTGACCCATCCGTCGGGCAGCTGACTGGGCCTGAAAGTCAAATTGAACGAATCCCGGAAACCCTGGTCGCGGTAGATCCGCTCTCCGTGCTCTTTATACATGTGATGCAGGGAAGTAATGGTTTCTTCCGGAGCAAAAGGTACCGATCCGCCGATGGCAGTAGGGGCAATGGTACCGTCGTCAACAACATACAGCGCGCTGGCACCGCGCGCCCGGTAACCAAAGAGCTCCCTTTGATCACCGTCGACCGATATGGTAAACTCCCCCGGACCATCGCAGGCAGTGAGCCCCCATATATGCTCATCATAACCGATCCATTCATTGGGATTGTCAATGGCGTACTCACGCTGCGACAATGTGGCCCTTCGGGAGTTTTCAAAATAATCGATGCCGCGGTGCCTCATGTAACTGTCCTGAATGTCGCGAAAATCAACGAACATGTGCGAGTACTGGTGCAGAAACAGGGGACTGGCGTTGACATGCTCATAACCGTAATAATCGATCCAGCTGTAGGTCTCGGTATATGCATCCCAGGCTTCGGGCTCAACCGAACTGTCCGGCTTGCCCAGTGCCAGGATATACAGAATCATCGCCTCATCATATCCCGTCCAGTCATGGGGGATCATCCCTTCTTCCGGAAACCAGCCGTGG
This genomic window contains:
- a CDS encoding glucoamylase family protein; translation: MNIKTLLPVLGLALLVAFAGCDDNGRPLMEVPNDEDPPWQPDEEQEAFLDMLQEDTFAYFWERANPDNGMIPDRAPGNSAASIAAVGFGLTTYIVGVERGYVSRQAAAERTLNTVRFFWEAPQGEEPGGTAGHRGFFYHFLNMDDGLRAGQNELSTIDTALLLAGMLTSQSYFDQDTPVENEIRELVDSVYTRVDWEWMESRSSPPLIGHGWFPEEGMIPHDWTGYDEAMILYILALGKPDSSVEPEAWDAYTETYSWIDYYGYEHVNASPLFLHQYSHMFVDFRDIQDSYMRHRGIDYFENSRRATLSQREYAIDNPNEWIGYDEHIWGLTACDGPGEFTISVDGDQRELFGYRARGASALYVVDDGTIAPTAIGGSVPFAPEETITSLHHMYKEHGERIYRDQGFRDSFNLTFRPSQLPDGWVNSQYLGIDQGPILIQIENFRSGLIWEIMRENEHIRRGLERAGFTGGWLDD